A region of the Paracholeplasma morum genome:
ATGAATATACGGTGGCAATGGCATTTGACCTAACTGGTCTAATACCTCATAAAATATGCCTTCATGAATCATCTCGAAGGACTTAATCCCTTCTTCTTTTTCAAAAACGCATTTGGCTTTCAATATGCCATTTCCAAATGATACAATTGTGCCTACTTTAACCCTTCTTCCAGGTTTTACTAACGCATCCCAAAGACCGTTTTGTTGTTCTAGTAGTAACAGTTCAATCAAAGCATCTGTTTCTTCTTTTTGGCCGATGAGTCTTGCAGGCATGACTTTAGTATTATTAACGACCAAAACGTCATTACTCGTCAGTTCGTCTAAAATGCTTTTAAACGTTGTGTGTGTTAAATCATGAGTCTTTCTATCAACAATTAGTAATCGTGACTCATCGCGCTTTAAGAGCGGGTGTTGAGCAATAAGTCTTTCAGGTAAATCAAAATCAAAATCGCTTGTTTTCATTATTCAAATAATCCTTTTAAGTATTTTTTACCTAGTGCATCATAACTTTTTTGTAGAGCTACTCTACCTCTAGCAGTTCTCTTGATAAAGCCTTCTTGCAAGAGATAGGGTTCATACACATCTTCAACGGTGGTGATTTCTTCACCGATGGTTGCCGCAAGCGATTCAAGTCCTACCGGTCCCCCACCAAATTTATCAATAATGGCTGATAGGTAGCGTTTATCCGTATGATCAAGTCCGTTTGAGGAAATTCCAAGTTTTTCTAGAGCGTGATTCGTAATTTCTCTAGAAATATCCCCATCTCCAATGATTTCAGCAAAATCCCTTACACGTCTGAATAAACGGTTAGCGATACGCGGCGTTCCACGCGAGCGCTTAGCCAGTTCAGTGACAGCATCTTCAAAAATGCTTGTTTTATATACACTTGAAGTACGTTTGATGATTTTTGCTAAATCGTCTATCGTATAAAACGATAGTCTTAAAACAACACCAAAGCGATCTCTCAATGGTGCAGATAAGTCCCCGAATCTAGTGGTTGCACCAACAAGAGTAAATGGTGGCAAATCAATTCTTATGGACCTTGTTTGTTGATCTTTACCAATCACTATATCAATGACATAATCTTCCATTGCTGAATATAAAACCTCTTCGACTACTCTAGGTAGTCTATGGATTTCATCGATAAAGAGTACATCTCCTGGTTCTAAAGATGTCAAAATAGCGGCTAGATCACCACTTCTCTCAATGGCTGGTCCTGAAGTTACTTTGATGTTGACACCCATTTCATTGGCTACGATTTGTGCAAGTGTAGTTTTCCCAAGTCCAGGAGGCCCATAAAATAAAATATGGTCCATAGTTTCATTACGTTTTAGGGCAGCTTTGATGTATACATCTAACATTTCTTTAATGTCTTTTTGCCCAATATATTCACTTAGTTTTTGAGGTCTTAGAGACTGGTCTTCATCCTCTTTAACCGCAAGACTGGTTATCAGTCTTTCATCTGTCTTCATTTAGTCACCTATTTCATTAATAACATTAAAGCTTGCTTAATCATTTGATCGATTGGTAGAGTATCATCAATCTTAGGAAGAATCTTCTTAAGTTCAGACTGTGAGTATCCTAAAGCCATTAGCGCTTCTTTGACTTCAGATTCCGTCACGTTTGTGATCTTTAGCGCTTTTTTCTCCAGTTTTCCACGTAAATCAAGGATGATTTGTTGTGCACTCTTCGGACCTATCCCAGGAAACTTAGTTAAATACTTAACGTCTTGTTGATCGATGGCAAAAAGGATATCATCTGGTTTACCATAAGCAAGTATGGACAACCCACTCTTTGGACCTATCCCTGAGACGCTAATTAAGTCAATAAACAAGTTTCTAGCTTCTTTTGATTCAAATCCATAAAGCGTTTCAGCATCTTCCCTAACATAGTGATGAATGTGTATTTTCACTTCATCGTTTAAATGGTATGCATAAGGGTTTGGCGTAATAATTAAATAGCCAATACCTCGATTATCTAATACGATATTTGTTGGATTAATTTCGACGACTGTACCCGTAATATAACTAAACATTGTGCACCTCACTATATATGTATCATTATCTTTTAAAGTTTTCTTTCTTTTCTAATACAATTTGATTGATATGATTTGAAAAAATCACCTCAAACCCAATCTTCTTTGATATCACTTTGAATGATTGATCATCATAAAAAGTATAATGCGTTTTATCCCTTAAGTACCACCAATTATCAAGATTTTCCTTAGGGATAAATTCTGTTTGAATGATCAAACGTCCTTGATGGTTTAACATCTTGAATAATCGCTCAAACTCTTCATAGGGATCTTTAAAGTGTTCGACAACTTCGATTAACCAGATGGTATCATACTGTTTCATCAATACTATAGGATCATTATGAAAATACTTATCGTAAACTGCTAAGTTCTTTTCAGTTATTTTTTTCATAGCTGCAAACTCTCCACAGCCAAAATCTAAATGATTATCACCGATGAGAAATCTACTGATAAACTCATCATAAATTCGCTTTTGATAGGCCATATAATCGGGATTGTCCAAACCATTATTATGGCTTCGGTAACGAACGTATTCATCCTGTTCATTTAAATGAAGTGTCTCTTCTTTATAGAGTAAGCCCGATTCTTTATCCTTAATTAAATTCATCGTTTTTTCCATAGTTTCACCTAACAAAACCATTATAACATAATTTCATTTTGAGAAACATAAAGACTAACCATAGAATGACTTGTTTCCGTTATTTGCTTTATAAAATAACTCATTATCTAGCATTAAATGGCGTTATTATGTTATAATAACCTTTAGAATAGGGGTGGGCTTTTGGCGTCAATTCATCCAAAAACATATGAAAGTATCCAAAAAGAGCGTTTAGATACGCTTTTTAATGATGTCCTAACGTCCTACGCCATTACAAACGAGTCTGGCTATCAAATTAAGTCTACACGTGTTTTGGTCGAAAATCTCCTTGAACAAATCAAAGAACTTAACAAACAATATGAACACAGCATGATTCGTTATGGTAGAGATTATTCTAATGAATTAAGTCAAATTAATAATCAGTATCAAGAATCATTAAAGCGTCAAGAAAGTCTATATGCTGAGTCGTTAAAATCGATTAAGAAGGTATACAAAGACGAAACATTAGAATCTAACAAAGCCATTAAAGAACTTCAACAAAACTATCAAAGTGCTTTAAAACAGACAAATACTGATATCTATCGAGCTCTAGTTGAAATGAGACAACGTCATCAAGAACTCGATTTAGAATACGATAAACTTAAGAAAAATTACCACAAATCTATCGGAGACATAGAAGATCAAAAACAATCTAAGCTGGCTGAAATCAAGCTTTCTTTCGAAGCAAAAATCAGCGAGAATAAATCATTAGAGCAAGTCAGACAATTTAAGTTGTCTCAAGAGCAAAAAAAGCTTCAAAAAGAAAGACAAGTTGAGCAAAATAACTTCGATGAATCGACCATCAAAATCAAAACCATCTTCAACCGTGTTACAGTTAAGTTCAACCAAAAGATTCGTGAGATTCAAAAGAGTTTCCAACAAATTATGGGCGCTTACGAACACGAAACCAACTTATCGATTGACGCAATCAACCAGGAGATAGAGACACTAAAGTCCTTATATGTTACTAACGAACGAGAAATCATCGACAGATTCGAACAAGACTTCATTGCTTACGATGAAAAGCTAGAGCAATTGAAAAAAGAGTATGAACAAAACAAAGATGCAATTACCAAAAAATTCTCAAGAGACATCACAATTAACAACTCCAAACTTGCCAATTATAAGGATTTAAACCAAATCCAACAAAAAGCACTTGAATCGAGAACCAATGAGTTAAGGAAGAATGTAGATACTTCTTCTATGGACCATCAAGCGCTTCTAAGCGAAATCAATCGTCACTACTATAAAGAAAAGCGTCACATGGAAAAAGAGCTTAGAGATCACATCATGCAGACCTATGCTCAGAACTTAAGACGTAAGAAACAACATCAAAAAGACCTTCTAGATAACGAATGTGTTTTCATCCAAAAACAAGCGAAACTTAAGTTGGCCATCAAAAATAGAACCCAACTTAAAGAACGTGATATTCAAAACAACAAATCCACTTTCAATAAAACGTATCAATCCAAAATCAGTCAAATCCGTTTGTTAGAAAAAAAACTTTTTTTACAAAATCAAATCTTTAAAGAAAAACAAGTTCTAAAGATATACCCTTATGAAGCTGAGGTTTTACTTGCCAGAGAAATTCACGATACAGAAGTGAATTACCGAACACTTGAAAATAACCATTTTAAGCAAAACCAAAGTTTAATCGAGAAGAAAACACTTCTTTTATCCACTATCGACGAACTTACCCTAAGAAAAGATAGAGATGTGCAAATCCTGTCCAATCAATACGACGAAAGACAAGCCAATGTCGTTTCTTATTTAAACATGGAGTACGAGAAAAACCGATTATCAGGTGACCGAAAGGTCATTGACGAACGAAAAAAGGAACAGGAGCTATACTACAGTAAACAAGAATCACGACTACTAAATGCGCTCGAGATTGTCAAGGAACGTCAAAATATCGAACAAAAAATGATCGATTTTAGACAAAAATTCAATCAGCAAATTCTTGAAGTAAATGAGAACAAATCCTTAATCGACCACGACTCCACTGTTGAACTTGCGAAAATCAACCACACCAGAGAAACAGGCATTAGAAAAGCCAAACGCATTATCGATACAAGTTTAAATGAGATTCAAAGACAACGTAAATTGTTCGATATCTATTTCCAAATGCTCATGGCAATCATTCAAGAACATGATTACGTTTTAACCCTATTTAGAGACATTTATACGACTTCTTCTAACGAGGAATTCACAGAAGCACTGGGTTACCTAACTGAGGTTTTCAATGCTCAACTAGAATACAAAGATTCAATTATTGAATCACTCGAGAAAGACATCACGGCTTATTATCAAGAGAAAATAGATGAGTTAACTGTGTTCAAATACATGTCTTTGAAACAAAGCATAAACGAAGAACTGGATTTAGAAGTTGAAATGTATAGAAATGAAATTTCACATTTAGAACATCAACTGAAAGCACTCAGAAATACGGTAACTGATCTATACCAACAAGTTGCTGTCATCCAAAATAACATTGATTCTATCCATCATACGAAATCTATTATCCACAAACAAATTGAAAGCCTTGGAATGCATCCACTTTCAAAACAGAATCGAAAAACAGCCTTAAACTTAAAGAAAGAACTTAAATCATTAGGTAAAGAGATTCTCAAGAATCGTGCTGACATCTCTCATATACGTTTCCAAATTAAGCAACACAACCGTGAGATGCATAAAATTAACCAAAGTTTTAAACCTCTAAATTCATCGATTGCCCATGTGGAAATCAAGCGTACGGTTCGTGAAAATAATTTAAGGCATAGTCAGTATAAAGAAGGCAAGATATACTATGACGCCATAAAGGAAATTGCTTTACTATCAAACAGCGTTAAACGTAGTTTTAACAAACACTATAATTTCGTTTTTAGAGTTTTCGATAGAACGACTAAAACAGAACTGACCGATGCTATATTTAAAAAACAGTTTCATTATATTCAAAACTCATTTTTGAAAACCAAGCAGGCGTTATCTTCACACCATAAAGAAGGTATTTTGTTGTGTGATAGACAACATGAAGGCATTCAAAAAGATCAAAAGAGAATTATTCATGAATATGAGACTTCCTATAGACTCACGTCATTAAACATTAGGATTACCACAGAGAAACGTCAGAGTAAGTTACACTACAAAATGCTTGAATTGAACAAGTATAAGAAATCATTTACGAAGATTCAAACCAAGCATATGGACAGTCAGATGAAGCTTCTTTCCTCTCATCACCGCGATAAACTCAAGCAAATAGATGAAAAAATAGCTGCATGTAAGAAAGATATTGAACGTGCTTTTGAGTCTAAGAACTCATTATTGCATGCGACAGATTTAAACATAATGAGTGTATTGACCGAACAAGGTCTAACGTACAAAAAAGAACTTTCATTACTCGAAAGCACTTATAACACTCAAGTTAAAGAAATCACTGATAAGATCGACATCATTAATAATGACTTACTTCAATCTGACTCAGTATTCTCTAACAAAATTCAATTTTATGCGACAAAGGAAAAACAAGGTCGTAAACGCATCATGGATTCATTAGCAGAAAACAGACTTAAATCCTACCGTTCTATTAAACAAAACAGCATGTTTATTCAGGATTACGAGACTAAAACTACTAACTTACTGAAGAGTTATGAGCGCATAGAAAAAAGAAATATCAGACGGAATACACGAAAACTGAAATTGCTTTATAAATTATCTAAATTACAAAGTGGCTATCATGTGTGGATTCAAAGATACAAAGTTAAACGTCACAGTTTAAAAAATCGCTTAAATTAAAAACAGGTCTATTTAGAATAGTCCTGTTTTTTATTGAATATGTCTTAACTACGTGCGTTTAACCATGCCAATATGTCTTGATACACTTTCATATGGTCTGTTTCGTTTAGGATTTCATGCCACATTCCTTCATATCTAGTATAGGTTTTATCTTTTTGAGTCAGTTTATCAAACAAACGCTTAGAGAATGCCTCTGGGACAATCTTATCTTCCGTTCCATGCAACATTAATATCGGTTTTTGATTGTTTTCGTAGTGTTTATTGAGGTATCTGACGCCTCTAATGAACATCTCGCCAATTAGGTTGATGTGATAGTTTTTTAAAACAAGTGGATCACTCATGTAGAGTTCTTCCACCTTTCGAACGTGACTCAATTTCTCAAAAGAAAGGTTGTTCTTGATTTTTATGAATCCCATGTATCTATAACCGGTAAATCTTAAAAAGGAGGCATCCTTGATGAAATAAGTTGGTCCGGCAGAGGTAATTGAATAATCAATCGGATTGTCTCTAAGCATGTATAGATGGGTGATTAAGGCGCCCATGGAGTGTCCAAGCAAAACATTTCTAATGCCTTTATGTTCTCTTATTACCCCGTCCAAATCGTCTAGAAAATCCTCATAGCGTTTGACATATCCACGCTTGCCTTCGCTCTTACCATGACCTCTTAGATCAAATCTAACGACGGAGTATCCATTCTTGTTTAAAAATGATGTAAAGTCATCATATCTACCTAAATGTTCTGCAATACCATGAACGATGAACACACGCATTTTTTCATTTTTGACAATGTTCGTTTCTATGTTGAGTTTCATATAATCATCTCCTAACCTTATTATAGTCAAAAAAAGCACCATTCACAAGGTGAATAGTGCAGTATTATTTGTTAATCAATAAATTCAAATTCAAATTCAAAGACTCTTACAGTATCGCCATTCTTGACGCCTGCTTGTCTTAAGGCATCGTCTACACCAAAACTTCTAAGTTGTCTAGAGAATCTCTTGACGTTTTCTTCTTTAGTGAAGTCCGTTTTAGCAAATAAGCGATATAAACCATCACCTGTCAGTTCATAGACACCATCTTCACCTAAATTAATCTTGAAGAAATCTTCTTCTTTTTGCTTAATGTAGTTCTTGTGGATGGCTTGAACCTCAAATTTAGGTGTAGTTTCTACAAGTTCCATTGAACGGTAAATGAGTTCATTCAAACCTTCGCCAGTTACTGCAGAAATTGGATATATTTCGTAGGTATTGCCTATTTTTTCTTTGAACAATTCTAGATTTGCCCATGCATTAGGTAAATCCATCTTACTTGCAGCAATGATCATTGGGCGTTTTAATAAATCTAAGTTGTAAGATTCAAGTTCTTTATTGATCTTAATAAAGTCTTCATATGGGTCTTTTTCAACTAGCCCATCCATTTCAACAACATGGATAATGACACGACATCTTTCGATGTGTTTCAAGAACTGAATTCCAAGTCCCGCACCAAGTGACGCACCCTCGATTAAACCAGGTAAATCGGCCATTACAAAGCTTTTGTTTTGTCCGACATAAACCAAGCCTAGGTTAGGTTCAAGTGTCGTAAAATGGTATTCAGCGATTTTAGGTCTCGCCTTGGAAACACGGCTGATCAGTGTTGATTTTCCAACAGATGGGTAACCAACCAATCCAACGTCAGCAAGAATCTTAAGTTCAACTCTTAATTCTTTAGACTCCCCAAGTTCGCCTTTTTCACATATTTCTGGTGCTGGATTTTTGTGAGTAGCAAATGCTTCATTGCCTCTTCCACCTTTGCCACCTTTTGCAAGTAATAAGGTTTGACCGTGGATGGTTAAATCCCCAATCATTTCACCAGTTTCATCATCATATACAACGGTACCTACTGGCACTTTGAAGATTGTGTGTTCAGCATTTTTCCCATGTTGAGACTTGTTTAAACCAGCAGTGCCATCTTTGGCAAACATATGACGATTAAAAGACAAATCTAGTAGTGTTGACATGCCTTCTTCAGCTTGAAAATATACGTTTCCTCCGTCTCCACCAGACCCGCCAGCAGGACCTCCGAATTCTACATATTTTTCTCTTCTAAACGCAACAATGCCATCTCCGCCTTTGCCACCTTTAACTTTAATTTTTACTTCATCTTTAAACATGGTACCCCTCCGTTATTTGAAAAAAAAGGATAAGCTAGGCTTACCCTTCATAGACTGAAACTTGCTTCTTGTCTCTGCCAAGACGTTCATATTTGACGTAGCCAGTAACTTTAGCGAATAAAGTGTCGTCTCCGCCACGGCCAACATTGTTACCAGGATGTACTTTTGTTCCGCGTTGACGGTAAATGATTGAACCTGCAGTAGCAAATTGTCCATCTGATAGTTTAGCGCCTAGACGTTGAGCAGCTGAGTCACGACCATTTCGTGAGGACCCAGTACCTTTCTTCGATGCGAATAACTGTATGTTTAATTGTAACATGTTATCCCTCCTTTTGATTTTTAATATATTTAGGATATTGTAGTTCGAGTTGTGATAACGTATCTTCTAGGTTTTCTAGTAGATGAGTTATCGATTCATTTGGTTTGAGGACTTTCAAGTGAAAGAATCCTTCCTTAACCGAAATGTTCAATTGTTCTTTAAAGCCCATTCTTTCTAACGCATTGTAGGTGAGAATGGTAGCTGTGGATACTGCGGCACAAACGATGTCTTCACCATGTTTTGCATAATTTGCATGGCCACTGACTTTAATCTCAGTAATCGTTTTGTCCTTACTCACATGATATTTAATCATATGTAATATTAAGCGTTGATTGATTCAACAAGTAATTTTGTATAGCTTTGTCTATGACCTTGTTTGCGTCTGTAGTCTTTTTTAGGTCTATACTTGAAGACAATAATCTTCTTCGCTCTACCTTGTTTTAACACTTTCGCTGTAACAGATGCGCCATTTACTAGTGGATTACCTACAACTGTAGATTCGCCACCAACGAGTAAAACTTCATTAAAAGTAACAACTCCGTCAACTTCAACATCTAGCTTTTCAACGTAGATTTCTTGTCCGACTTCAACTTTAAGTTGTTTACCACCAGTTTTAATCACTGCGTACATTACAAATACACCTCCTTATAGTTTGAAGACTCACTAGCTAAGGTAATGGAAAACCCATGTTTTTGACCTGTTCTATGTGGTATTCTTTGCAACGCTACTATTTTACCTTAGTTATAAACTATTGTCAATCTAAAAGCGATAATTTTTATAATTCTTCGGACACTTCATCTTTGTTTCTCTTGAAGAGATCAAAAAATCTTTGTGGAAAATGAATAATTGAATCCTTTACAACGGTTGGAATCATCTTCAATGACTCAACAAATGCACCTTTTTGGATAGCAGCTTTAGTCAATTCTTTACTATCTGCAAACAAGTATTTTCTTGTTACAATCCCTATTCTAAGCGTTAATAAGCCATTTGTAATACCTTGTGTAATCGAGGACATCACAGGTTTGATTAGTGGTATCTCGCCTAAAATATTTGCAGTTGAGCTTGGTAATAAATCATTGAAATTCACATTTTCCAATCCCTCTGCTATTAACGCAGTTGTAAACACGTTTATGGTGAGTTTAGCCAAATTCTTATAACTTGGTCTGAAGC
Encoded here:
- a CDS encoding ribosomal-processing cysteine protease Prp, whose amino-acid sequence is MIKYHVSKDKTITEIKVSGHANYAKHGEDIVCAAVSTATILTYNALERMGFKEQLNISVKEGFFHLKVLKPNESITHLLENLEDTLSQLELQYPKYIKNQKEG
- a CDS encoding alpha/beta hydrolase, yielding MKLNIETNIVKNEKMRVFIVHGIAEHLGRYDDFTSFLNKNGYSVVRFDLRGHGKSEGKRGYVKRYEDFLDDLDGVIREHKGIRNVLLGHSMGALITHLYMLRDNPIDYSITSAGPTYFIKDASFLRFTGYRYMGFIKIKNNLSFEKLSHVRKVEELYMSDPLVLKNYHINLIGEMFIRGVRYLNKHYENNQKPILMLHGTEDKIVPEAFSKRLFDKLTQKDKTYTRYEGMWHEILNETDHMKVYQDILAWLNARS
- the rpmA gene encoding 50S ribosomal protein L27, with protein sequence MLQLNIQLFASKKGTGSSRNGRDSAAQRLGAKLSDGQFATAGSIIYRQRGTKVHPGNNVGRGGDDTLFAKVTGYVKYERLGRDKKQVSVYEG
- the rplU gene encoding 50S ribosomal protein L21, whose amino-acid sequence is MYAVIKTGGKQLKVEVGQEIYVEKLDVEVDGVVTFNEVLLVGGESTVVGNPLVNGASVTAKVLKQGRAKKIIVFKYRPKKDYRRKQGHRQSYTKLLVESINA
- the ruvA gene encoding Holliday junction branch migration protein RuvA gives rise to the protein MFSYITGTVVEINPTNIVLDNRGIGYLIITPNPYAYHLNDEVKIHIHHYVREDAETLYGFESKEARNLFIDLISVSGIGPKSGLSILAYGKPDDILFAIDQQDVKYLTKFPGIGPKSAQQIILDLRGKLEKKALKITNVTESEVKEALMALGYSQSELKKILPKIDDTLPIDQMIKQALMLLMK
- the ruvB gene encoding Holliday junction branch migration DNA helicase RuvB produces the protein MKTDERLITSLAVKEDEDQSLRPQKLSEYIGQKDIKEMLDVYIKAALKRNETMDHILFYGPPGLGKTTLAQIVANEMGVNIKVTSGPAIERSGDLAAILTSLEPGDVLFIDEIHRLPRVVEEVLYSAMEDYVIDIVIGKDQQTRSIRIDLPPFTLVGATTRFGDLSAPLRDRFGVVLRLSFYTIDDLAKIIKRTSSVYKTSIFEDAVTELAKRSRGTPRIANRLFRRVRDFAEIIGDGDISREITNHALEKLGISSNGLDHTDKRYLSAIIDKFGGGPVGLESLAATIGEEITTVEDVYEPYLLQEGFIKRTARGRVALQKSYDALGKKYLKGLFE
- the obgE gene encoding GTPase ObgE, with product MFKDEVKIKVKGGKGGDGIVAFRREKYVEFGGPAGGSGGDGGNVYFQAEEGMSTLLDLSFNRHMFAKDGTAGLNKSQHGKNAEHTIFKVPVGTVVYDDETGEMIGDLTIHGQTLLLAKGGKGGRGNEAFATHKNPAPEICEKGELGESKELRVELKILADVGLVGYPSVGKSTLISRVSKARPKIAEYHFTTLEPNLGLVYVGQNKSFVMADLPGLIEGASLGAGLGIQFLKHIERCRVIIHVVEMDGLVEKDPYEDFIKINKELESYNLDLLKRPMIIAASKMDLPNAWANLELFKEKIGNTYEIYPISAVTGEGLNELIYRSMELVETTPKFEVQAIHKNYIKQKEEDFFKINLGEDGVYELTGDGLYRLFAKTDFTKEENVKRFSRQLRSFGVDDALRQAGVKNGDTVRVFEFEFEFID
- a CDS encoding class I SAM-dependent methyltransferase, with protein sequence MEKTMNLIKDKESGLLYKEETLHLNEQDEYVRYRSHNNGLDNPDYMAYQKRIYDEFISRFLIGDNHLDFGCGEFAAMKKITEKNLAVYDKYFHNDPIVLMKQYDTIWLIEVVEHFKDPYEEFERLFKMLNHQGRLIIQTEFIPKENLDNWWYLRDKTHYTFYDDQSFKVISKKIGFEVIFSNHINQIVLEKKENFKR